The proteins below come from a single Rosa rugosa chromosome 2, drRosRugo1.1, whole genome shotgun sequence genomic window:
- the LOC133731728 gene encoding disease resistance protein RPV1-like: MTSTSSPRRLWKYDVFLSFRGEDTRRMFVGHLYQALKHKGIDTFIDSEDLSKGNSIGELLTAIEESRIAIVVLSENFVTSSWCLDEVVKIMQCKKEMGQIVIPLFYEVDPSDVRHQRGSFRLRRKVEVEVMEHEEVYGENEHKLKEWAAALTELANLSGWDSAKSRHDIELIKSIVDDGSQKLNYLASSSVDKGFVGMDSRIGDLLHNYICPQFGGVRIIGIHGMRGIGKTTLAVAVFDEIRQNFDRSCFLSDVRERSKTDGLVSLQKKLLFSILEAKIDIQNEYAGATMIKRRLCKIKVLVVIDDVDHLNQLEKLAGSRDWFGPGSRIVVTTPDIHLLKTHDVDATYKATGLNGGEAIHLLSLKAFKKNVPPEDHLELCNIILGYAQGLPLAVVVLGSFLCGRSIREWESAIDRLNNTPHPEIIDVLQISFDGLQEKGKDIFLHIACFYKGWDRDRVTQILDYCELEPDIGLSVLADRSLITISNNKLSMHDLLQELGWKIVRRQSPTEPGKRSRLWSHKEIHSVLNNGTGAIQAMVMDLPELEVAHWRPEAFSNLSQLSLLHIRNVHLPKGLTFLSNSLRLIEWSRYPLRSLPQNFEPDELIELNLCHSNIEHLWKGAKNYDKLKFIRLCHSQKIVQTPDLTGVQNLETLDLEGCKTLGKLHQSLGQLKRLIVLNLKDCESLENLPSKIEMESLETLILSNCSKVKKIPEFAGNMERLSKLYLNETAIEKLPVSIGRLSGLASLDLSNCKNLISLPSTFSRLESLEKLNLSGCLKLGEQDSARENGAIRTAVNHLMKRGCEVVGKYLSWSLSSRLVQRADIEPMSMQLPASDLCYSTEQNANTSMSIQLLLSRLCNLTDLNISNCNLGDEAYANFGCFPSLVALNLSGNNFVKLPPSIRSCFKLQNINLENCKTLQELSGLPSNSKLDVRAGGCSSLEMLFDVSNFKRLEKSYFNFINCFKLNDNAPLT, translated from the exons ATGACGTCGACTTCGTCTCCTCGTCGACTATGGAAATACGATGTGTTTCTAAGCTTCAGGGGAGAAGATACCCGTAGGATGTTCGTCGGCCATCTGTATCAGGCATTGAAACATAAAGGAATTGACACTTTTATAGATTCCGAGGATCTGTCGAAAGGAAATTCCATTGGCGAGCTGTTAACAGCAATTGAGGAGTCAAGAATTGCCATTGTCGTTCTTTCAGAGAATTTCGTTACTTCGTCGTGGTGCTTGGATGAAGTCGTGAAGATAATGCAATGCAAGAAAGAGATGGGACAAATAGTCATTCCGCTCTTCTACGAAGTGGATCCTTCTGATGTGCGGCACCAAAGGGGAAGTTTTCGGCTCCGCAGGAAAGTGGAAGTGGAAGTAATGGAACACGAAGAAGTATATGGGGAGAATGAGCATAAGTTGAAGGAGTGGGCAGCTGCTTTGACAGAGCTGGCCAATCTTTCTGGCTGGGATTCCGCGAAATCCAG ACACGATATAGAATTGATTAAGTCCATTGTTGATGATGGATCTCAAAAGTTAAATTATTTAGCCTCTTCAAGTGTTGACAAGGGTTTCGTAGGAATGGATTCCCGCATTGGTGATTTGTTGCACAATTATATTTGTCCACAGTTTGGTGGTGTTCGTATTATAGGGATCCATGGCATGCGAGGAATAGGCAAGACAACACTTGCTGTAgctgtttttgatgaaatccgTCAGAATTTTGACCGAAGCTGCTTTCTTTCTGATGTTAGAGAAAGGTCCAAAACGGATGGCCTAGTTTCTCTACAAAAAAAACTTCTTTTCAGTATCCTGGAGGCAAAAATTGACATACAGAATGAATATGCAGGAGCTACAATGATCAAAAGGCGGTTATGTAAAATAAAGGTGCTTGTTGTTATTGATGATGTGGATCACCTCAATCAATTAGAGAAATTGGCTGGAAGTCGTGACTGGTTTGGTCCAGGGAGTAGAATTGTTGTAACCACCCCAGATATTCATTTGCTAAAGACACATGATGTTGATGCTACATACAAGGCTACTGGGTTAAATGGTGGTGAAGCTATTCATTTATTGAGTTTAAAGGCTTTCAAGAAAAACGTCCCACCAGAAGATCATTTGGAGTTGTGCAACATCATTTTAGGGTATGCTCAAGGGCTTCCATTGGCTGTTGTGGTtttaggttcttttctatgTGGTAGAAGCATTAGGGAATGGGAAAGTGCAATAGATAGGCTAAATAATACACCACATCCAGAAATTATCGATGTGCTTCAGATTAGTTTTGATGGACTACAGGAAAAAGGCAAGGATATATTCCTACATATAGCTTGCTTTTACAAGGGTTGGGATAGGGATCGTGTGACACAAATACTAGACTATTGCGAGCTAGAACCTGACATTGGTTTAAGTGTTCTTGCTGATAGATCTCTCATAACCATCTCCAACAACAAACTGTCAATGCATGATTTGCTACAAGAACTGGGCTGGAAAATAGTTCGTCGACAGTCTCCTACAGAGCCAGGCAAACGTAGTAGATTATGGTCTCATAAAGAGATCCACAGTGTGTTAAACAAT GGAACAGGCGCAATCCAAGCCATGGTAATGGACTTGCCTGAGTTAGAAGTGGCTCATTGGAGACCAGAAGCCTTTTCAAATTTGTCTCAACTCAGTCTTCTCCATATTCGTAATGTGCATCTTCCCAAAGGCCTCACTTTTCTTTCTAATTCCTTGAGACTCATTGAATGGAGCAGGTATCCCTTAAGATCCCTCCCACAAAATTTTGAACCAGACGAACTTATTGAACTTAACTTGTGCCACAGCAACATTGAACACCTCTGGAAAGGAGCAAAG AATTATGACAAATTAAAGTTCATCAGACTTTGCCATTCTCAAAAAATTGTCCAGACCCCAGACCTCACAGGCGTTCAAAATCTTGAGACTTTAGATCTTGAAGGATGTAAGactttgggaaaacttcatcaATCCCTCGGACAACTCAAAAGGCTTATTGTGTTGAATCTTAAAGATTGTGAGAGTCTCGAGAATCTGCCAAGTAAGATTGAAATGGAATCTCTCGAAACTTTAATTCTTTCTAACTGCTCAAAAGTTAAGAAGATTCCCGAGTTTGCTGGAAATATGGAGCGTTTATCGAAGCTTTATCTCAATGAGACTGCCATTGAAAAACTACCTGTGTCAATTGGACGCCTGAGTGGCCTTGCTTCGCTGGATCTAAGCAACTGCAAAAATCTTATTTCCCTTCCAAGCACCTTTAGTAGATTGGAGTCTCTTGAAAAGCTTAATCTTTCTGGATGTTTGAAACTTGGTGAACAGGATAGTGCGAGGGAGAATGGTGCAATTAGAACTGCTGTAAATCATCTTATGAAACGTGGTTGTGAAGTTGTTGGGAAATATTTGTCATGGTCCTTGTCTTCTAGATTGGTGCAAAGAGCAGATATAGAACCAATGAGTATGCAGTTGCCTGCATCTGATCTCTGTTATTCTACGGAGCAAAATGCAAATACATCAATGAGTATCCAGTTGCTACTATCTCGTCTTTGTAATTTAACAGATCTAAATATAAGTAACTGCAATCTTGGTGATGAAGCATATGCCAACTTTGGCTGTTTTCCCTCCTTAGTGGCACTGAATCTGAGTGGAAATAATTTTGTTAAGCTTCCTCCAAGCATCAGATCCTGTTTTAAGCTTCAGAACATTAACTTGGAGAATTGCAAGACACTTCAAGAGTTGTCAGGCCTTCCATCAAATAGTAAATTGGACGTGAGGGCAGGTGGTTGTTCTTCACTGGAAATGCTGTTTGATGTATCCAATTTTAAGAGATTGGAGAAATcatatttcaatttcatcaattgCTTCAAACTAAATGACAATGCTCCACTAACATAG
- the LOC133730563 gene encoding uncharacterized protein LOC133730563, with the protein MEEMTLDLKEYELKKNSMRNMYESLHSQASSMLVFTLQWKDLEKHLDSIWEASQTRFEALHEREKQLDAKELRIESKANEFQEREKQLEAKELKVQSKVNELLGLEKMIEEKQKDAIDSKNYLNSLQSSIKQHTELLGEKEKQMEKRIQELNGVERNIEEKLNKSREELNLIERTIMEQGDEFDLKEKQIKAKQKKLNWIEWSIEEKLKSTTEEQKKAFDVKQERVKEEQKLREERLKEEEKLKEHKKSVVEGSKTLKSREEIKREIELKVKDHCSRKISLEEWSCNLERKEKELELKEKQVLLKAEELDSLNKRTLNEFQKQFSSLESTIQEREKQLEADSQRLKVKERQLEVKSETLEKLQQEREKQLEVQWKNCITNAKSNSKRKRDC; encoded by the coding sequence ATGGAGGAGATGACATTGGATTTGAAGGAATATGAGTTGAAGAAGAACAGTATGAGAAACATGTACGAGAGCTTGCACTCCCAAGCATCTTCCATGCTAGTCTTCACCCTTCAATGGAAGGATCTCGAGAAACACTTGGATTCGATCTGGGAAGCAAGCCAGACCCGATTCGAAGCGCTCCATGAACGAGAGAAGCAGCTGGATGCCAAAGAGTTAAGGATAGAGTCCAAAGCAAATGAGTTCCAGGAACGAGAGAAGCAGTTGGAGGCCAAAGAGTTAAAGGTGCAGTCCAAAGTGAATGAGTTGCTTGGACTCGAAAAGATGATTGAGGAGAAACAAAAAGACGCTATAGACAGCAAGAACTACTTGAATTCGCTCCAATCATCAATCAAACAGCATACCGAATTGCTTGGAGAGAAGGAAAAACAAATGGAGAAACGAATTCAAGAATTGAATGGGGTTGAGAGGAATATAGAAGAGAAGTTGAACAAATCTCGTGAGGAACTGAATCTGATTGAGAGGACGATTATGGAACAGGGTGATGAATTTGATTTGAAAGAAAAGCAAATTAAAGCCAAACAGAAGAAATTGAATTGGATTGAGTGGAGTATCGAAGAGAAGTTGAAATCCACAACTGAGGAGCAGAAGAAAGCATTTGATGTGAAACAAGAGCGTGTTAAAGAAGAGCAGAAACTGAGAGAGGAGAGACTGAAAGAGGAGGAGAAGTTGAAAGAGCATAAGAAATCAGTAGTGGAAGGCTCTAAGACACTTAAGTCAAGAGAGGAAATAAAGAGGGAAATAGAACTGAAAGTGAAAGATCATTGCTCGCGTAAGATATCACTGGAGGAGTGGTCCTGTAATCTCGAACGTAAAGAGAAAGAATTAGAATTAAAAGAGAAGCAAGTTTTGTTAAAAGCTGAGGAACTTGATTCGCTTAATAAAAGAACCCTCAATGAGTTTCAAAAGCAATTTAGTTCACTCGAAAGTACAATACAAGAACGCGAAAAGCAATTGGAAGCAGACTCCCAGCGACTTAAAGTGAAAGAGAGGCAACTTGAAGTGAAAAGTGAAACACTGGAAAAGTTGCAGCAAGAACGTGAAAAGCAACTTGAAGTACAATGGAAAAATTGCATTACGAACGCGAAAAGCAACTCTAAGCGAAAGAGAGACTGTTGA